One Microbacterium trichothecenolyticum DNA window includes the following coding sequences:
- the tig gene encoding trigger factor encodes MVNSTVEKLSPTRVKLHITVSPDELKPSIAHAYEHIARDVQIPGFRKGKVPAPIIDQRMGRGAVIEHAVNEGLDGFYREAVEAQELRVIGRPSAEIVDLPDLKDFSGDLVVDVEVDVRPEFDLPAYDTITVTVDAAEVDEAGIDAELDRLRARFGTLVTVDRPAAKGDFVELDLVATIDGAEIDRAEGVSYEVGSGELLEGIDEAIDSLTAGEETTFRSKLVGGDHAGEEAEVAVTITAVKERELPEADDDFAQMASEFDTIGELRESLSERVSQQAVFTQGSAARDKFIEALLEAVEIPVPPALIEDEVNNHLEGENRLEDDAHRAEVTEASEKQFRTQMVLDKIAEDANVQVSQDELTQYLIQSAAQYNMAPQDFVNALQQGNQLPALVGEVARNKALAIALGKVTVVDTNGKPVDLTGFVAVEGEEPTEADEEEVVEEAQEIADAAADADAVIEAEEAAAEEAPKKAPAKKRAPAKKKAADSE; translated from the coding sequence ATGGTCAACAGCACCGTCGAGAAGCTCAGCCCCACCCGGGTCAAGCTGCACATCACGGTCTCGCCCGACGAGCTCAAGCCGAGCATCGCCCACGCCTATGAGCACATCGCGCGTGACGTGCAGATCCCCGGCTTCCGCAAGGGCAAGGTGCCCGCTCCCATCATCGACCAGCGCATGGGCCGCGGTGCCGTCATCGAGCACGCCGTCAACGAGGGCCTCGACGGGTTCTACCGCGAAGCCGTCGAGGCGCAGGAGCTGCGCGTCATCGGCCGCCCGAGCGCCGAGATCGTCGACCTGCCCGACCTGAAGGACTTCTCCGGCGACCTGGTCGTCGACGTCGAGGTCGACGTGCGCCCCGAGTTCGATCTGCCCGCCTACGACACCATCACCGTGACCGTCGACGCGGCCGAGGTCGACGAGGCCGGCATCGACGCCGAGCTCGACCGCCTGCGCGCCCGCTTCGGCACGCTCGTCACCGTCGACCGCCCCGCGGCGAAGGGCGACTTCGTCGAGCTCGACCTCGTCGCCACGATCGACGGTGCCGAGATCGACCGCGCCGAGGGCGTGTCGTACGAGGTCGGCTCGGGCGAGCTGCTCGAGGGTATCGACGAGGCCATCGACTCGCTCACCGCCGGTGAAGAGACCACCTTCCGCTCGAAGCTCGTCGGCGGCGACCACGCCGGTGAGGAGGCCGAGGTGGCCGTCACGATCACCGCGGTCAAGGAGCGCGAGCTCCCCGAGGCCGACGACGACTTCGCGCAGATGGCATCCGAGTTCGACACCATCGGCGAGTTGCGCGAGTCGCTGAGCGAGCGCGTGTCGCAGCAGGCCGTGTTCACGCAGGGTTCCGCCGCGCGCGACAAGTTCATCGAGGCGCTGCTCGAGGCCGTCGAGATCCCCGTTCCGCCGGCTCTGATCGAAGACGAGGTGAACAACCACCTCGAGGGCGAGAACCGCCTCGAAGACGACGCGCACCGCGCCGAGGTCACCGAGGCGAGCGAGAAGCAGTTCCGCACGCAGATGGTGCTCGACAAGATCGCCGAAGACGCCAACGTGCAGGTGTCGCAGGATGAGCTCACCCAGTACCTCATCCAGTCGGCCGCGCAGTACAACATGGCGCCGCAGGACTTCGTCAACGCGCTGCAGCAGGGCAACCAGCTCCCCGCGCTCGTCGGTGAGGTCGCCCGCAACAAGGCCCTGGCCATCGCGCTCGGCAAGGTCACCGTCGTCGACACCAACGGCAAGCCCGTCGACCTCACCGGCTTCGTCGCCGTCGAGGGCGAGGAGCCCACCGAGGCCGACGAAGAAGAGGTCGTCGAAGAGGCGCAGGA